The Tenebrio molitor chromosome 5, icTenMoli1.1, whole genome shotgun sequence genome segment TTTTGACATCccaaataataatcaaacaGGTATGaccttgtttttattttagtaaatAACACTTAGGGTCAACGTAACGTAACTATTACACAcgtttaaatattcaaaccgcattttttatttgaaaaatgaaaatatattgCCAagtgttaatttatgttttaatgCATCGATACATAGGATTTACCGCTTTTATTGCGAGTGTGACGTTGTTTGTATCAATATATTTATAAAACCACAAACACTACAAATGTCCACATTACCACAAACAGCTGATTAATGTCAATTTTAAACGTCATTACTCAAGGTCATTGTTCACTTGCGGCCAACTatgacaaaatagaaaaatgtaatatgAATAAGCACAAGacttacatttttctttcagaaattttgtgaaaatataTTGCGGTAACGTACTGttctttccaaattttaaatgaaatctgaatatttttcattctTACAACAGTCAATGCCAATGACAAAATGACAAACTACATAGTTGAACTGTCAGATAATtcagttgttttttaattttaccaaaGGTTAAATTTGACAGAAAAATATCACCTTTGTGTgatttgtaacattttaattaataaacagaattttattaaaactgtgcccaaaaagtaacaatttctaaaactgcaaaaacaaatttggaacactaataaaaaatgtggttATTCTTTATAATTCCAAAAAGACAATTTCTAGATGATCAATGGTAAGCGTAAAtcaagtacaaaaaaaaaacaacttacCGTTCTTGTACCATttggttttgattttgtttttgttgtgttATAACTTTTCTGTACTGGGGATAATTTACTACTCTTCCATCTGGTAGTGTAacaatttcttcttcttcatcaTTCTACAAATAACAGTAACAAAAGTTTGCCTCTTGCGCTTGCATAAAAAACTTACATTAGTAACTTCTTtctcatttaaattatttctctgaAAGTTCTGCAACACTTCTTTGGGCATTCCTTGCGCCGCCATCACtttctacaataaaatattaatcaaGATTGCATCatatgtttaaaaattgtaatagtTACTTGTTGATTCATCTGGATCGTTCTGGTATTGTTCATGACGTTATTTTGTCGAACGGTTTGAGTTTTCAGCTGATTCCTGATCTGCTGCATGGCTGAATTTTTATCTTGTATGACTGTTGCATTCAAGGGAGTAGTTGTGCAAGTCTGATGCATGGGAGAGTTTATATTAACTTTAGCTATTTGATTTAGTTGATGGTTTAAAACGACAGGTTGTTGGGTGATAGGTTCTTCAATAACAACAGGCTGAGTTGATGGAGTGTTGGTCATATAGTATACTGGTTGACGATTGTTTTGGAAATCTATCCCTGAAGTATCTTGGATCACGTAAGAAGATGGTTGGTAAGCCACTTGAGATTGGTCAATAATCACTTGTTGGGCTTGTCCGTCAACCACCATCAACTGCTCTGAAGACACAACTACCGGTTGTGCTTGGAACTGCTGTTGAGTATTGTCAGAGGCAATCACATATTGAACTGTCTGATTCTCATCAATGTTTGGATAAAATTGTGCTACTTCTTCAGTGTCTTTATCATCTTGACTCAATACGCGATAATACTGGGCCATTCTTTTCACTTACATCAGTTATCAGAACATTGTTGCTGACAAAATCTAAAAGTAGAGCTGGATCTTTTATCACACTACGTAATTGTTAGCCAAAGTACAAATTAAAGACATATATCGAGGGACAAGTTACGACCAGGTGCAAAAATGTTTCGCAAATTGCTATTATACAATGGGGTTCAACATGTCACCTTACAACATTGTCGGTGTCGTAAAAATATAACTCACCCTACTGAAAATAGCTTGTTTTTTTAGAAACAACACTCCGTGATGTTAATCTACCAATTTGTGAACTGTTACCCCTGGAAAATAACCACTTTTTGCACAAAATACCATATACACTCCTGCGTGGTAAAATGGCGTGTCAAGTCACCACTACTACAGCGCCTCTAATTAAGAAAAAGAATTTAATAAGACACTCGAAGCTCAAAAATCACAGTCCACCTTCGAATTGTTCTTGATGATGcacaaaaattttaagaatgTTTGTCTTTTCATTAAAAACTAACGAAAAACTCCAAACCACATCAGAACGTTTTGCGATGTTGCCACGTTTCTTCGGACGATTCACCAGCGAGTCAGTGTTTGGCGGCAATTTCGAACTCATATCGATCGGCCAATCACAATAATCGCCTCCGACACGTGAGTCCAAATACGCATATTATTGGTCAACAACTTGTTTATCTGTAGCTATGACAACGAGATTACGTTTTCTTATTGGTAGAGTAAATGTTTTGAGCTCACAGCGGGACAATTTTGAATTCCTAACCTAATTCGCTGACGTTTGAGGTTatggcaaaaataaatatcacgtagtttgttttattacaaccatataatacaaaatatatatctataaattaaaaaaaatcaaataatccAAACCAATCTGTTAACGTAAAATTAACatacatttattatattaCATAGGCGTACATGTGTAGACGTTAACCTAAGAGTTGGGCATATCAATAAAGCACTTAATGTAAATGTGATTGGGAATAAAAATTATGGTATCACAAAATCTGTACATTTTATTCAGCTTGTCTCAACCTGGCGAGTCGCTGAGTCAGTTCGTCTTGTTCCTGAGATACTTCGCTCGGTGTTCCTATTGTGCTGCCTTCGACACCAGTTGGGAGCTCCAAATTCAATTCCAAACTACAATGAAAGGTGTGAATTAAATCCatttcataaaattatttttgtggtcgtTACCCAGCCTCATCAGCGACTTCGTGCAAAAGTGAATCCACTTCATTCTGAGGAATGAGCGTGGTGGTAGTTTGTGACATTGTATTCTCAAGGACATCAGTTTGAACACCCAAATCTTCAAACTGTTGTTCAAATTTGTCCATCacagtggaaattttttccaGATTCATACTCTTCATTGCTGCATCCATAGCTTTAACAACACCTGCAAAATAAAATCGGtagtcaatatttttttccaaaattcaaCAGTAACTTACCTGCCATGTTGTTGGTCACCTTTCTTGTCATTACTGCTGATTGAATTTTACTAGCAACAGCATCAACTCTTGcagacatttttaaataatttattgcttGATTCTTCTGCCTTATAGCATTTTCTGCATGAATACGTGCCACTTCTGTATTTCCTTTTTGTATTGCTTGTTTTGTTTTCGCTTTTTCTTGTCTCTCTTCCTTTTCACATCGTTTTGAACTTCTTTGAAGTTCCTTCAcagcaaatttcaaattgaacAAGTGTTCTTAATTAATGTTGGTTAAGGGAATATACACACAACTATTTTACACCAAATCTAATAGGATAAGCCGTTTTGAACATAGAATTCTCAATTTGTGCAATAGCTTTGTCATATAACCTACAAGTTTTAAGAAAAAGGATACTGTCCATAGCCGAAGAAGACATTTCGTTACCCATTTTGTACTGTGTAATGTGAAGATATTACCACCCCTTTGCTTCTAATGAAGTGattgcaaattaaattattgataAACAACAGTATGAGAAATGATTGAAGTGAGGTATTTCTGCGGATGACTAATGCGCAGTGTCAACAACCTGCAACCtgaaaatgaatttacaaaagtaATCGGAGAGAGACTATTTGTATCAattaatctaataaaaaaacaccgaGGTTCTAGTAAAGTGATTTGCCATGAAACAGTGATGAAATACAAACTATACCTTCAAGGCTTCAAATGTTGTTccaacataaaattttggtcTTATTGGAAACACTGCAgcaactgtcaaatgtcaaaatataaaattcagTGTTGTCATtgtcaatttcaatttttttaattctagtTTGAAAATGGCAGCGGTGATTCGTGTGAAGCGTACTTTGAAAGAAGAACCGTCAGAtgctttaattttaagttgtaaaagaagaaaaacagATCAAAATGAAGAAACAGAGTTGTCGACTATACTGAAGTTTGCTGGGACCGTAAACAGTCAAGTAACGTACAAACATAACCTAGTTTCTTTAAccgttttttataaaaataaattacaggAGGAAACACtttcttgtttaaaaaaaccaACAAAAAGTGAATTGGAGGATCAATTTAAGAAGCATAATATCgatttaaatgcaaaattgcgAAATCAGAAGCAACAGGATTCAAAAAATAATCGTTACAAAATTGTCAATCGTTTGCGCTCACAAACGTTGAATTTAGGAGAGGCAGTAGAGAAGCCAGTTAATGACGAGTACACCATATATGACATAGAAACAGAGAATCATGAAGATTGTCAAGTTAATGAATTAAAAGACTTGAAATATGTGTATGATTTATATTATACAATTTCTGATGATCTTGGTGAAGCATCTTTGGAGGATTATGTTAAGTAAGTACTTGAGATCTACATTCAGCATAATTGTTTGCATTATCTGTATTTTACAGTATGTACCCTTATAATGATCCACTTATTTTTGGTTCAATGAGAGATAATGGTTTGAATGGTCTAGATAGTGATGATGATAGTGAAGACTCAAATGCAGAAAGTAATTGGAAAAATGATTATCCTGATGAATCTGATATGGAAAGTGTAACTGAAGATGATATGCTCCAAGCAAtgaaaaaatgtgatttaagTGACCTTTCAAGTGATGAAGGAGAAGAGGGTTTCGTCTACAATATTGATAGTGAAGCTGCTGGATTTGAGGAAGATATAGATGAGTCTGATGTACAAAGATATGGGGAAAGATATGCAAGGTTTAAAGCGAGGCATAAAAAACAAGTACAAACAATGGGAGTAGGTTGTGATTTGTATTATGGTGATATAGATGAAGAAGAGTATTATTACTAGTGTTCAGATACCACCTAAAATAATGTGTAcagtaattttgtaattaaaattctattgtttactttgttttttattttaaattttaaaaatgaagaattttgcACAAGCTTTTGGTCTGTCGTATCAATAAAATGTGGTTTGGAGTCTGGTACTAATTGTAAACGTCTGGATGCAACTAGTCGCGAGACTTCAGATGCATTTGCTGAATCACGAAGAATAATGAGCTTGACCAAATTCTCGATGCAACCAACTTTACATGTTCGCAATTTACttcgtaataaaatataattttgatcTACGACCCTCGTTGGATTCGCGAACGACACTTCCAGACGGTTTATTCTACAAATGTCTagtgtattaaaattttctgcaAAACATTCTGCCAATTTTGTTGGAGGAGATAGATTTATACAGAAAACAAAACATGTGGCTCTAACAGGATAGGCCCCCCCACATTTTCACAGAAATGTGAGACGCTATTTAGACACCGTGCATGCGAATAAGTGGATAGGTAGGGGTTCGGTTAACTCTTGGCCGCCAAGAAGTCCTGACATAACTCCACTAGATTAGTTTTAATGGGGAATGGTCAAAGAGCGTATCTACCAAACACCTATCAACAGTAGAAAAGATCTCGAAGCTAAAATAACTGTCGCTTGTAGATCTGTAACGCCAGTGATGCTTATGATAGTGAGATGATCTTTCTGGAACCGCATTGATGCATGTGAAAGAAGTGGTGGGCAGATTTTGAACATCTCCTTAATTGATtcacttaatttttatgttctgtTCATTATTAAAACATCTTTTGCGTTGGTATTTCGGTTCCCTccgtttatgtcaaaaaatgataatgataatgatTGACAGGCACCGTGGATCCAACTGTAGTTGCGTCGAGAATTTGATCAGCAGAGACCGGCGAAAATAGAAATTCATTGATTTCAGGTATTTGTTCGTCTTGAACTTCAGATTCTGGAACGtctgtgattatttcattatccgtgtgAGATACGTATATCTAACTAAGtacttacaaaaaatatagaacatacaattctctacaatttttgttctttacgtttttttgtcagatcaatagtttcgtagttacagcctgtagaaatcgagcatttattgtttgtccgTCTACGGGCATATCGGACTCCAACGTGTATACTTACTGATGAAACAGGTAACCGCCAAATGatcttgatgatgatgatgatgaccccgaggaacaagaggaaaattctcaagaggaattcccgaattcaAAAACTCTATACcgatcgatccagatcatttggatccgtctacgttacaaagagatcaaaaagagcaaaacagtaaacttctactgcatTGTGGACTATGCCCACCGGGGACACTACgtaaaaaaaacgcacccaattgctctacctctgtggtggtgtggaaaagaataaaaagtacaaaaataaaagaaattctcgatttctacacgctgtaactacgaaactattgatctgacaaaaaacataaagagCAAAAACTGTAGAGAATTGTAcgctctacattttctataataacttagatagacgtatctcgcagggataatgaaataatcgcagaaatgtgattttccacccctattctccagtatggcggggcgagcggcaaacccccaaggtcgcaaactcggcaatattaataatatgcctaatagaaaatacctgccaagtataaacttttctgtaccttttgcaaggtggagccatttttatgtttctattgactggactaagATATCAATTCATTATTTAGTGAAGCTATGCGAGTGATTTTCGTTCTCGTGCGAGTTTACACCTTATGGCGCTGATTACCTACCATTTGAGTCTTGTGAAGACGTTCTCAAGActgcaataaatttaataaagtattttcgaaaatattcagacaatatttttttaacatttatacgttaacatcgtgtcagctaacaacgcgtcaagtcggaaatccgcccatttgattggctgattcaaatccAATGTTAAATATCCCCCAATCAGATCGGTTGACATTAggtatgttaactttaacaaagaacttgacatcgctttataaaggtgtttttttttttaatttggtgtcgaagtaggcgttgtaGTGTTgtagagtcgattgagatcgcaccactcgtgtaaaagcgtaaaatttaaacagctgatccgtgatccataACCTGTACccggtgtcccatcacttatGACAAGTACTacgaaaatgactttaaaactaaattatttttatatgaaagtattatagatgcataaatactgttcaccgccataataattaggtattacttttttgttaaaattaattacctaagTACCTTAGGTACAGcaagcaaaaaactatcactttcaaaattaaattttgttcgatgcagttcaaattaaatataagtacgttatgaaatagttatagagaaataaaatccgtaattagaatttaattaaaatgttttgatgtaaagatatttggttaatttaatttgggtccTTCTACTTTGTAATACCCAGTACCCCAGTTTGAATTCAAATTGCCGCCGCCGAAACAAACGCTAGAGGAACTATTTGGTTCTTTTGTTGTGCACGGttggtagattttgattgcgTACGGTTGGTACTATTGTTGTTTGCTGTACGGACCTAcataggtaattaattttaacaaaaaagtaatacccaatttttgtggcggtaaacagtatttatgcatctacaTATAATGCCTTCATATAAAtacaatttagttttaaagtcattttcctgCTTGTCataagtgatgggacacccggtatagcgcgttcacaatcgacagttcaacgcgtacttcgacgccaaatttaaaaaaacatccgTTACAACTGAGCCctatagctattaagacaacaagtgttttatagacgatttaaaaatcgatttcgtagtttaaatcagagcgaccgcagggagcgaggatttaatagatcgagatttttaaactataaaacacgcgttgtcttcaagattttttctaacactaacatcttatcagaaattttaataaattcagaaattattcgaggcgcatCACAAgacacaaaatgcggaggttgccgtgggtactacggtaataatatcaacaaatttggaaaaaaacaattttcatcgtgaaatgtgccaaaacgttccagaagaaataagaaaagaggggcaatttgttaccaatgaagtctaaaagtgcatacgaaacggtgtatgtttcgtttcaaggccggaacaataaaaaaaagcatcacggaggtaacggaagatgtcattttggcttttcttgatatagggtaagtgtgtagaacctcattaaaagttaattcacactacggcaagaattatttgaagaaaatgtaaagattgccagttttcgatggccgggcacttgcattggatgaaacagcagaagttaaagaagatgttaggaacaagagcacgaagctaatgtggcagttccaattcaataattgtacttttcacttttgtgataattactgtaaaaatgatgaataaaatgttacttgaataatatgtgtgagcgtattttatgactctataagatacgttgctattgacgacgtgtcttatagagaaaagcgtattttatgggaaacataaggtgtgagctcaaatgcaccatggacacagtataagatattagtgttagaaaaagtaatttttttttttggtcacttATTTCGATGccatatatcgggtgttcatttaatattctggtagcatcACCTATGGAAATCTgttgttttgaaaaacggatgtcgcagcgttaaaatacgacataacctcactataaaataacagcatgacacgaattatgataaaaattaacacaattacaattcacgcacaaattaatcaatttattaaatcagGTGCTGGAAATGTCTACCTTCTTCTTCGCTACACTTTAATGTTCGCATTTTTAAtgcatttattacattttctaacatgTTCGGGGcgttattaatttcttcaatttttcctcTAATTTTTCCATCCTGTTGAAAGTATCCTTCCTGCAGTTCATCAGCATGCAGTTCCTCAAAAAATGGTTCCAAAATTTTCTGTCGATACTTTGCTGCATTTATATTGCCTAAAACcagcaattaatttaaaaaaattgattttgaaatcattaaaattaccTTCAATTACCACTGTCATACAGTAAGGATACAACTGTACATCTTTTCGTAACAATTTGTGGCACGTTCCTACTTTCCTACACAAGATTCAGTTTGTTGCGATAACCGACGTATTGAAGTGTGGGGCgcattttgcattatttccCTTGCAGTTTCAATACCTGCAGCAGTGTCTTTTAGCGGCCGACCTGTGGTTTTTCTTTGGTAAACGCCTCCAGTTTCACCAAACAACTTTACACACCGGCTCAGGTTATCTTCGAAGGTTTTCCGTCAACAATAACATTGGGAAATTCGGCGATAAACTCTTCTAAGCAGTTTTGTACGGAGTAGATCCATGAACCATTCATTTTCAAACCATTGCGattgcgaaaataactttcaatcaaaaacGTTTTCTGCTCTAACGTGAACAccagcaaaaaataaacgtcTCTGaacggaaatgtcaaaatgtgaCAGTTCTACTCTAATTTTACTAACCGGAAGTTCAAACGACGACGTGccttaacaaaaacaaaatatttccatagGTAATGttaccagaatattaaatgaacacccgatacctacaacatttgtaaaaaaaaaagatgccTGTTATCAAGAAACTGTGCAGTTATAGAGAAATGACTATGTTACTCTGTTTTAAAGAAAAGTACGAATTGAGCAAAATTTTTTAGTTATACGTtcgtatttttttgtgttcaTTATGATCCAGTTTAATATTGGTCaacttttgtaaaaatttaatgaaaatatttaacataaataaaaatggtttAATATTACTAATAGCATTTTACgctgcaattttcaaaataagaaGATATTTGTCAACTGTTTATAGGTATCATACCCTTCAAATCGTTGGGATAACAAAGTATATGACTAGTGCGAATGGGAAAACCCGAGTTGCGGTAATGGTCAGTAGGGTTACCTCGTTGCCGAAAAGGTTGCTAATCTGTTCCCGAGTTGCGGTAGGGCAGTATCAAATTGCAGCGGCGGTCAAGTCTTAATCTTTTAGGGGAAGCAGGTACTGATTTCCAAATAAGTAAATAGCAGCGCTTATCATTTTACCCCCCAGGGAGTGGACAGGTAaacgattataaataataagtaTCCCTTACCTCCGACTTTTAAGGAGGTAACTAATTGATCTTCTGCAAAGTCTGCAATTTTCGGAAAAGAGAATAGTAAcgggaaacaaaattttattcgaaATCATTTGAaggtaaattatatttatttatacgtaaattgaaatacagaAATATCGTTGGTGCACAAGAAAAGTGACACATCTCAAAAACCCTCATTTTTTAGTAGAATgattttaatagtatattgggATATAAGGTTAGGAAGTGCATTATAAGAGAATCGAGaaagagtttgaaaaatcgagACGAAGGAGGCACataatgtacatttttatatccgtaaacagtaaataattctttaaaaaaaaaattgtacagtgTGAAAACGTACCGTCCGcgtaaatttttgacaatgttgataaaaatttcaaatttttgtggcaagaaaaaattataatgtttttcttttgtcatgtacctgaaaaaaatcctgatttcgattagttttaatttgaatcgATTCAAGAGCATCATGTACACCTTTGATACATCTGCGTAATGAACTGAGAAGTGCAGTGCtacctgaaaatttctaaatgatAAGCCGACCCCTTATTAAGATTATAAGCGCTGCAGTTTACATCAGGTTATTAAGACCCAAACTAACCGCGCGCTGCAATTTAGTACTTAC includes the following:
- the Chmp1 gene encoding charged multivesicular body protein 1b, with the translated sequence MGNEMSSSAMDKHLFNLKFAVKELQRSSKRCEKEERQEKAKTKQAIQKGNTEVARIHAENAIRQKNQAINYLKMSARVDAVASKIQSAVMTRKVTNNMAGVVKAMDAAMKSMNLEKISTVMDKFEQQFEDLGVQTDVLENTMSQTTTTLIPQNEVDSLLHEVADEAGLELNLELPTGVEGSTIGTPSEVSQEQDELTQRLARLRQAE
- the fs(2)ltoPP43 gene encoding probable RNA polymerase II nuclear localization protein SLC7A6OS — encoded protein: MAAVIRVKRTLKEEPSDALILSCKRRKTDQNEETELSTILKFAGTVNSQEETLSCLKKPTKSELEDQFKKHNIDLNAKLRNQKQQDSKNNRYKIVNRLRSQTLNLGEAVEKPVNDEYTIYDIETENHEDCQVNELKDLKYVYDLYYTISDDLGEASLEDYVNMYPYNDPLIFGSMRDNGLNGLDSDDDSEDSNAESNWKNDYPDESDMESVTEDDMLQAMKKCDLSDLSSDEGEEGFVYNIDSEAAGFEEDIDESDVQRYGERYARFKARHKKQVQTMGVGCDLYYGDIDEEEYYY